In Arctopsyche grandis isolate Sample6627 chromosome 13, ASM5162203v2, whole genome shotgun sequence, one DNA window encodes the following:
- the LOC143920759 gene encoding sodium/potassium-transporting ATPase subunit beta-2-like isoform X1 has product MKESKRQSRVHYLFTKYKLYWPIIIIVFISLSVVAIVFWKDIVELVKPKNHMYLEFHPKSSDDDTLIIYSKENTESLSNWLQKIDQFTGVYRLPYLTPGRRTSTVSCDYYEPVPKRKVCDIDVGWWIPCTPEFNYNYDTDSPCIFLKLYKNRNWIPEFYSNVTELPESMPADLVEYINNITSIEPVKFNTVWISCNGKTADDKNNIHNIRYVPSRGIPGYLFDNDKNEGYVRPAIAVILENISSNVEINVECEFWTRNYHGSTEFQILQDTQTSLIETTTEIIY; this is encoded by the exons ATGAAGGAGTCTAAACGCCAGTCTAGAGTACATTATCTATTCA ctaaatacaaattatattggcctataattataattgtatttatttctcTAAGCGTCGTTGCTATTGTGTTTTGGAAGGATATCGTCGAACTAGTGAAACCAAAGAATCACATGTATTTAGAATTTCATCCCAAATCATCAGATGACGACACACTGATCATATACAGCAAAGAGAACACCGAAAGCTTATCAAATTGGTTGCAAAAAATTGACCAATTCACGGGAG TTTATAGATTGCCTTATTTAACACCGGGTAGACGTACATCTACAGTTTCGTGCGACTATTATGAACCAGTGCCAAAGAGAAAAGTTTGTGATATCGACGTTGGATGGTGGATTCCGTGTACACCCGAATTCAACTACAACTATGACACAGACTCGCCGTGTATTTTTCTCAAGCTATACAAAAACAGAAATTGGATACCAGAGTTCTATTCCAATGTGACAGAACTACCTGAAAGTATGCCTGCAGATTTAGTAGAATATATCAATAACATTACCAGCATTGAGCCCGTGAAG TTCAATACCGTGTGGATATCTTGTAATGGTAAAACAGCCGATGACAAAAATAACATACACAACATTCGGTATGTTCCATCAAGGGGGATACCGGGCTACCTTTTTgataatgataaaaatgaaggCTATGTGAGACCGGCTATAGCCGTAATATTGGAAAATatttctt cAAATGTTGAAATCAACGTTGAGTGTGAATTTTGGACTCGTAATTACCACGGATCCACAGAATTTCAAATTCTACAAGATACTCAAACTTCATTAATCGAGACAACCACAGaaatcatttattaa
- the LOC143920759 gene encoding sodium/potassium-transporting ATPase subunit beta-2-like isoform X2: MYLEFHPKSSDDDTLIIYSKENTESLSNWLQKIDQFTGVYRLPYLTPGRRTSTVSCDYYEPVPKRKVCDIDVGWWIPCTPEFNYNYDTDSPCIFLKLYKNRNWIPEFYSNVTELPESMPADLVEYINNITSIEPVKFNTVWISCNGKTADDKNNIHNIRYVPSRGIPGYLFDNDKNEGYVRPAIAVILENISSNVEINVECEFWTRNYHGSTEFQILQDTQTSLIETTTEIIY, from the exons ATGTATTTAGAATTTCATCCCAAATCATCAGATGACGACACACTGATCATATACAGCAAAGAGAACACCGAAAGCTTATCAAATTGGTTGCAAAAAATTGACCAATTCACGGGAG TTTATAGATTGCCTTATTTAACACCGGGTAGACGTACATCTACAGTTTCGTGCGACTATTATGAACCAGTGCCAAAGAGAAAAGTTTGTGATATCGACGTTGGATGGTGGATTCCGTGTACACCCGAATTCAACTACAACTATGACACAGACTCGCCGTGTATTTTTCTCAAGCTATACAAAAACAGAAATTGGATACCAGAGTTCTATTCCAATGTGACAGAACTACCTGAAAGTATGCCTGCAGATTTAGTAGAATATATCAATAACATTACCAGCATTGAGCCCGTGAAG TTCAATACCGTGTGGATATCTTGTAATGGTAAAACAGCCGATGACAAAAATAACATACACAACATTCGGTATGTTCCATCAAGGGGGATACCGGGCTACCTTTTTgataatgataaaaatgaaggCTATGTGAGACCGGCTATAGCCGTAATATTGGAAAATatttctt cAAATGTTGAAATCAACGTTGAGTGTGAATTTTGGACTCGTAATTACCACGGATCCACAGAATTTCAAATTCTACAAGATACTCAAACTTCATTAATCGAGACAACCACAGaaatcatttattaa
- the nrv2 gene encoding nervana 2, whose product MSKPLDPVEQFTFRKAETVPFHKFVYDGDTGKVLGRSGSSWAKICLFYTIFYGVLAALVAVCMWVFFQTLDPRTPTWQLDESIIGVNPGLGFRPLPPEDQAESTLIWFKASNDHNEKKNYQYWIDSLEKFLDVYETPGSAPGKGETIYSCRYDNLPPSGKVCNVDVKSWKPCTRENFFNYHKSAPCIFLKLNKIYGWIPEYYNKTNDLPSGMPKDLKQYISSINVTAELNTIWISCEGENPADVENIGPVQYYPTRGFPGYYYPYENSEGYLSPLIAIHLERPKTGVLINIECKAWARNIRHDRHDRLGSVHFELMID is encoded by the exons ATGTCGAAGCCACTCGACCCGGTGGAGCAGTTCACCTTCAGGAAGGCCGAAACTGTGCCCTTCCATAAGTTCGTCTACGACGGAGACACCGGCAAAGTCTTGGGCCGCTCCGGATCAAGCTGGG ccAAAATATGCCTTTTCTACACAATTTTCTACGGTGTGCTAGCGGCTCTAGTGGCGGTATGCATGTGGGTGTTTTTCCAAACTTTGGATCCTAGAACACCAACATGGCAACTGGACGAAAGCATAATCGGTGTAAATCCAGGACTCGGTTTCCGTCCCTTGCCGCCAGAAGACCAGGCAGAAAGCACTCTCATTTGGTTCAAGGCTTCAAATGACCACAACGAGAAAAAGAACTACCAATATTGGATCGATTCATTAGAGAAGTTCTTGGATG TTTATGAAACTCCTGGTTCTGCGCCTGGTAAGGGTGAAACGATTTATTCTTGTCGGTATGACAATCTTCCTCCTAGTGGTAAAGTATGCAACGTCGATGTGAAAAGTTGGAAACCATGTACGAGGGAAAACTTTTTCAACTATCACAAGTCTGCTCCTTGTATCTTCcttaaacttaataaaatttatggatggataccggaatattataataaaacaaatgatttACCATCAGGAATGCCAAAAGACTTAAAACAATACATTAGTAGTATAAATGTCACAGCCGAA TTAAATACTATATGGATATCTTGTGAAGGTGAAAATCCAGCAGATGTTGAAAACATCGGACCTGTTCAATATTATCCCACACGAGGATTCCCCGGATATTATTACCCGTATGAAAATTCTGAAGGCTATTTAAGTCCACTTATTGCCATTCATTTGGAAAGACCTAAAA ctgGAGTCTTGATCAACATTGAGTGCAAGGCTTGGGCTCGTAATATCAGGCACGATCGTCATGATCGGTTAGGATCCGTTCACTTTGAGCTGATGATTGATTAG